Proteins encoded in a region of the Geoanaerobacter pelophilus genome:
- the murC gene encoding UDP-N-acetylmuramate--L-alanine ligase — protein sequence MYGKIEKIHFVGIGGIGMSGIAEVLLNLGYKVSGSDLRGSDTTERLASLGGEIHIGHSSENIASVDVVVTSTAVQEDNPEVVEARNRMIPVIPRAEMLAELMRMKYGIAIAGTHGKTTTTSMVATVLTHGGIDPTIVIGGKLNTLGTNAVLGQGKFLVAEADESDGSFLKLSPTIAVVTNIDADHLDYYSGGIAQIKDTFVDFINKIPFYGLAVLCLDDRNVAEIIPKVKKRFVTYGLTSQADIRATHVKHAAGTTSFVAHYKGYRMGEISFSMPGAHNVLNALACIAVAMELDVPFAQIQEGFERFGGVGRRFQVKGEVNGIMIVDDYGHHPAEIRATLAAAKNGWPERRLVVAFQPHRYTRTKELFSDFVTCFYDADLLVLTDIYAASEKPIPGVSAEKLVASIRQHGQKDVTYVGEREQICKHLLGVIREGDIVLTLGAGNLWQIGEELLSVLQGKG from the coding sequence ATGTACGGTAAAATTGAAAAAATCCATTTCGTCGGCATTGGCGGCATCGGTATGAGCGGCATCGCCGAAGTGCTGTTGAACCTGGGCTACAAGGTTTCCGGTTCGGATTTGCGTGGTTCGGATACCACCGAGCGGCTGGCCTCGCTCGGCGGAGAGATCCACATCGGCCATTCCAGCGAAAATATTGCCTCAGTTGATGTTGTTGTTACCTCAACGGCAGTACAGGAAGACAATCCCGAGGTTGTTGAGGCGAGAAACCGGATGATTCCGGTCATTCCTCGGGCAGAGATGCTGGCCGAGCTGATGCGGATGAAGTACGGTATTGCTATTGCCGGAACCCACGGCAAAACCACCACCACCTCAATGGTTGCTACCGTGCTGACCCATGGCGGTATTGACCCGACCATAGTCATTGGCGGCAAACTGAACACCCTCGGCACCAATGCGGTGCTGGGCCAGGGAAAGTTCCTCGTTGCCGAGGCCGACGAGTCTGACGGTTCATTCCTCAAGCTGTCGCCGACAATCGCGGTGGTCACCAATATCGACGCCGACCACCTTGATTACTACAGCGGCGGGATCGCTCAGATAAAAGACACCTTTGTCGATTTTATCAACAAGATCCCGTTTTACGGCCTGGCCGTGCTCTGCCTCGACGATCGCAATGTTGCCGAAATCATCCCGAAGGTCAAAAAACGGTTCGTAACATACGGACTCACCTCCCAGGCCGACATCAGGGCGACCCATGTGAAGCACGCTGCCGGCACCACAAGCTTTGTTGCCCACTACAAGGGTTACCGGATGGGGGAGATCTCGTTTTCCATGCCTGGAGCGCACAATGTGCTCAATGCCCTTGCCTGCATTGCTGTGGCAATGGAACTGGACGTGCCGTTTGCCCAGATCCAGGAGGGATTTGAACGCTTTGGCGGGGTCGGCCGTCGCTTCCAGGTCAAGGGAGAGGTTAACGGTATCATGATCGTCGATGATTACGGCCATCACCCTGCCGAGATTCGGGCTACCCTGGCTGCGGCAAAAAACGGCTGGCCGGAGCGGCGGCTGGTGGTTGCGTTCCAACCGCATCGCTATACGCGTACCAAGGAGCTGTTCTCGGATTTTGTGACCTGTTTCTATGACGCGGACCTGCTGGTATTGACCGACATCTATGCTGCTAGCGAAAAGCCGATTCCAGGGGTTTCGGCAGAAAAGCTTGTTGCCAGCATCCGCCAGCACGGGCAGAAAGACGTCACATATGTTGGCGAGCGGGAGCAGATCTGCAAGCATCTGCTGGGAGTAATCCGCGAAGGCGATATCGTTCTCACCCTTGGGGCGGGAAACCTGTGGCAGATCGGAGAAGAACTGCTCTCAGTCCTCCAGGGGAAGGGGTAA